Proteins co-encoded in one bacterium genomic window:
- a CDS encoding antibiotic biosynthesis monooxygenase → MIVVSNRIQVAPGYEKEFENRFEGRARLVEKHAGFIRLEILCPKKIQLHGSDQGGSQYYVVLTYWQTAEDFANWTASDAFREAHSNRPPKEMFAGPNVFEMHEIIQLVEAKSEDS, encoded by the coding sequence ATGATTGTTGTATCGAACCGCATTCAGGTAGCTCCAGGATATGAAAAGGAATTTGAAAATCGCTTCGAAGGCCGGGCACGCCTTGTGGAGAAGCATGCGGGATTCATCCGATTGGAAATCTTGTGCCCCAAGAAAATTCAGCTTCATGGCAGTGACCAGGGTGGGTCGCAATATTACGTCGTGCTGACGTACTGGCAAACCGCAGAGGATTTTGCCAATTGGACGGCAAGCGATGCATTTCGGGAAGCTCATTCGAATCGTCCGCCAAAAGAAATGTTCGCCGGTCCGAACGTTTTTGAAATGCACGAAATTATTCAGCTTGTGGAAGCGAAATCAGAAGACTCGTAG